Proteins from a single region of Macrotis lagotis isolate mMagLag1 chromosome 2, bilby.v1.9.chrom.fasta, whole genome shotgun sequence:
- the SLC35B1 gene encoding solute carrier family 35 member B1 isoform X4 codes for MPEVLQLHEGKIWGRCQTREVHICLNLGLHPVCDQCSICQDLVDRTRSWLYAACSLSYLGAMVSSNSALQFVNYPTQVLGKSCKPIPVMLLGVTLLKKKYPVAKYLCVLLIVAGVALFMYKPKKGVGADEHLVGYGELLLLLSLTLDGLTGVSQDHMRAHYQTGSNHMMLNINLWSTLLLGAGILFTGEFWDFLSFTERFPSVLYNILLFGLTSALGQSFIFMTVVYFGPLTCSIITTTRKFFTILASVILFANPISSMQWVGTVLVFMGLGLDAKFGKGSKKTSL; via the exons ATGCCCGAGGTCCTGCAGCTA CACGAGGGGAAAATATGGGGAAGGTGCCAAACAAGAGAAGTTCACATTTGCCTTAACCTTGGTCTTCATCCAGTGTGTGATCAATGCAGTATTTGCCAAGATCT GGTGGATCGGACCAGAAGCTGGCTCTATGCAGCCTGCTCTCTCTCTTACCTGGGTGCCATGGTCTCTAGCAACTCTGCACTACAGTTTGTCAACTACCCAACTCAG GTCCTTGGCAAGTCCTGTAAACCTATTCCAG TTATGCTCCTTGGAGTGACCCTCCTGAAGAAGAAATATCCAGTGGCTAAATACCTCTGTGTGCTCTTGATTGTGGCTGGAGTGGCCCTCTTCATGTACAAACCCAAAAAGGGGGTTGGAGCTGATGAGCATTTGGTTGGCTATGGAGAGCTACTTCTG CTGCTGTCTTTGACACTGGATGGACTGACAGGTGTCTCCCAGGATCACATGCGAGCTCATTACCAAACAGGCTCTAACCACATGATGCTGAACATAAACCTCTGGTCCACATTGCTCTTGGGAGCTG GAATCCTGTTTACTGGGGAATTTTGGGATTTCCTTAGCTTTACTGAGCGCTTTCCCAGTGTCCTTTACAACATCCTTCTGTTTGGCCTAACCAGTGCCCTGGGCCAG AGCTTTATCTTCATGACAGTTGTGTACTTTGGCCCTCTGACATGCTCCATCATTACCACAACCCGAAAGTTCTTCACTATCCTGGCATCTGTGATCCTCTTTGCTAACCCTATCAGCTCTATGCAGTGGGTGGGCACTGTGCTGGTGTTCATGG GTCTCGGCCTCGATGCCAAGTTTGGCAAAGGTTCTAAGAAGACATCCCTCTAG
- the SLC35B1 gene encoding solute carrier family 35 member B1 isoform X2, with translation MPKEEAATSGETFTGATGARPNRGCLRFRSTENVCGGGGGALQEYRLLSLTLDLMLLNGEDSTERLVERAQESPLVGTRQHEGKIWGRCQTREVHICLNLGLHPVCDQCSICQDLVDRTRSWLYAACSLSYLGAMVSSNSALQFVNYPTQVLGKSCKPIPVMLLGVTLLKKKYPVAKYLCVLLIVAGVALFMYKPKKGVGADEHLVGYGELLLLLSLTLDGLTGVSQDHMRAHYQTGSNHMMLNINLWSTLLLGAGILFTGEFWDFLSFTERFPSVLYNILLFGLTSALGQSFIFMTVVYFGPLTCSIITTTRKFFTILASVILFANPISSMQWVGTVLVFMGLGLDAKFGKGSKKTSL, from the exons ATGCCAAAGGAGGAGGCGGCTACGAGTGGAGAAACCTTTACTGGGGCTACTGGGGCTCGACCCAACAGAGGGTGTCTGAGGTTTAGATCAACTGAAAATGTgtgcggtgggggggggggagccctGCAAGAATACAGACTGCTCTCTCTGACCCTTGACCTGATGCTCCTAAATGGGGAGGATTCTACAGAGAGGCTGGTGGAAAGGGCACAAGAAAGCCCACTCGTGGGAACAAGGCAG CACGAGGGGAAAATATGGGGAAGGTGCCAAACAAGAGAAGTTCACATTTGCCTTAACCTTGGTCTTCATCCAGTGTGTGATCAATGCAGTATTTGCCAAGATCT GGTGGATCGGACCAGAAGCTGGCTCTATGCAGCCTGCTCTCTCTCTTACCTGGGTGCCATGGTCTCTAGCAACTCTGCACTACAGTTTGTCAACTACCCAACTCAG GTCCTTGGCAAGTCCTGTAAACCTATTCCAG TTATGCTCCTTGGAGTGACCCTCCTGAAGAAGAAATATCCAGTGGCTAAATACCTCTGTGTGCTCTTGATTGTGGCTGGAGTGGCCCTCTTCATGTACAAACCCAAAAAGGGGGTTGGAGCTGATGAGCATTTGGTTGGCTATGGAGAGCTACTTCTG CTGCTGTCTTTGACACTGGATGGACTGACAGGTGTCTCCCAGGATCACATGCGAGCTCATTACCAAACAGGCTCTAACCACATGATGCTGAACATAAACCTCTGGTCCACATTGCTCTTGGGAGCTG GAATCCTGTTTACTGGGGAATTTTGGGATTTCCTTAGCTTTACTGAGCGCTTTCCCAGTGTCCTTTACAACATCCTTCTGTTTGGCCTAACCAGTGCCCTGGGCCAG AGCTTTATCTTCATGACAGTTGTGTACTTTGGCCCTCTGACATGCTCCATCATTACCACAACCCGAAAGTTCTTCACTATCCTGGCATCTGTGATCCTCTTTGCTAACCCTATCAGCTCTATGCAGTGGGTGGGCACTGTGCTGGTGTTCATGG GTCTCGGCCTCGATGCCAAGTTTGGCAAAGGTTCTAAGAAGACATCCCTCTAG
- the SLC35B1 gene encoding solute carrier family 35 member B1 isoform X3, whose product MGRILQRGWWKGHKKAHSWEQGSTRGKYGEGAKQEKFTFALTLVFIQCVINAVFAKILIQFFDTARVDRTRSWLYAACSLSYLGAMVSSNSALQFVNYPTQVLGKSCKPIPVMLLGVTLLKKKYPVAKYLCVLLIVAGVALFMYKPKKGVGADEHLVGYGELLLLLSLTLDGLTGVSQDHMRAHYQTGSNHMMLNINLWSTLLLGAGILFTGEFWDFLSFTERFPSVLYNILLFGLTSALGQSFIFMTVVYFGPLTCSIITTTRKFFTILASVILFANPISSMQWVGTVLVFMGLGLDAKFGKGSKKTSL is encoded by the exons ATGGGGAGGATTCTACAGAGAGGCTGGTGGAAAGGGCACAAGAAAGCCCACTCGTGGGAACAAGGCAG CACGAGGGGAAAATATGGGGAAGGTGCCAAACAAGAGAAGTTCACATTTGCCTTAACCTTGGTCTTCATCCAGTGTGTGATCAATGCAGTATTTGCCAAGATCT TGATCCAGTTTTTTGACACTGCCAGGGTGGATCGGACCAGAAGCTGGCTCTATGCAGCCTGCTCTCTCTCTTACCTGGGTGCCATGGTCTCTAGCAACTCTGCACTACAGTTTGTCAACTACCCAACTCAG GTCCTTGGCAAGTCCTGTAAACCTATTCCAG TTATGCTCCTTGGAGTGACCCTCCTGAAGAAGAAATATCCAGTGGCTAAATACCTCTGTGTGCTCTTGATTGTGGCTGGAGTGGCCCTCTTCATGTACAAACCCAAAAAGGGGGTTGGAGCTGATGAGCATTTGGTTGGCTATGGAGAGCTACTTCTG CTGCTGTCTTTGACACTGGATGGACTGACAGGTGTCTCCCAGGATCACATGCGAGCTCATTACCAAACAGGCTCTAACCACATGATGCTGAACATAAACCTCTGGTCCACATTGCTCTTGGGAGCTG GAATCCTGTTTACTGGGGAATTTTGGGATTTCCTTAGCTTTACTGAGCGCTTTCCCAGTGTCCTTTACAACATCCTTCTGTTTGGCCTAACCAGTGCCCTGGGCCAG AGCTTTATCTTCATGACAGTTGTGTACTTTGGCCCTCTGACATGCTCCATCATTACCACAACCCGAAAGTTCTTCACTATCCTGGCATCTGTGATCCTCTTTGCTAACCCTATCAGCTCTATGCAGTGGGTGGGCACTGTGCTGGTGTTCATGG GTCTCGGCCTCGATGCCAAGTTTGGCAAAGGTTCTAAGAAGACATCCCTCTAG
- the SLC35B1 gene encoding solute carrier family 35 member B1 isoform X1, producing the protein MAASGALVPERLRLPLCFFGVFICYFYYGILQEKITRGKYGEGAKQEKFTFALTLVFIQCVINAVFAKILIQFFDTARVDRTRSWLYAACSLSYLGAMVSSNSALQFVNYPTQVLGKSCKPIPVMLLGVTLLKKKYPVAKYLCVLLIVAGVALFMYKPKKGVGADEHLVGYGELLLLLSLTLDGLTGVSQDHMRAHYQTGSNHMMLNINLWSTLLLGAGILFTGEFWDFLSFTERFPSVLYNILLFGLTSALGQSFIFMTVVYFGPLTCSIITTTRKFFTILASVILFANPISSMQWVGTVLVFMGLGLDAKFGKGSKKTSL; encoded by the exons ATGGCCGCCAGCGGCGCCCTGGTGCCCGAGCGGCTGCGCCTGCCGCTCTGCTTCTTTGGCGTCTTCATCTGCTACTTCTACTACGGGATCCTGCAGGAGAAGAT CACGAGGGGAAAATATGGGGAAGGTGCCAAACAAGAGAAGTTCACATTTGCCTTAACCTTGGTCTTCATCCAGTGTGTGATCAATGCAGTATTTGCCAAGATCT TGATCCAGTTTTTTGACACTGCCAGGGTGGATCGGACCAGAAGCTGGCTCTATGCAGCCTGCTCTCTCTCTTACCTGGGTGCCATGGTCTCTAGCAACTCTGCACTACAGTTTGTCAACTACCCAACTCAG GTCCTTGGCAAGTCCTGTAAACCTATTCCAG TTATGCTCCTTGGAGTGACCCTCCTGAAGAAGAAATATCCAGTGGCTAAATACCTCTGTGTGCTCTTGATTGTGGCTGGAGTGGCCCTCTTCATGTACAAACCCAAAAAGGGGGTTGGAGCTGATGAGCATTTGGTTGGCTATGGAGAGCTACTTCTG CTGCTGTCTTTGACACTGGATGGACTGACAGGTGTCTCCCAGGATCACATGCGAGCTCATTACCAAACAGGCTCTAACCACATGATGCTGAACATAAACCTCTGGTCCACATTGCTCTTGGGAGCTG GAATCCTGTTTACTGGGGAATTTTGGGATTTCCTTAGCTTTACTGAGCGCTTTCCCAGTGTCCTTTACAACATCCTTCTGTTTGGCCTAACCAGTGCCCTGGGCCAG AGCTTTATCTTCATGACAGTTGTGTACTTTGGCCCTCTGACATGCTCCATCATTACCACAACCCGAAAGTTCTTCACTATCCTGGCATCTGTGATCCTCTTTGCTAACCCTATCAGCTCTATGCAGTGGGTGGGCACTGTGCTGGTGTTCATGG GTCTCGGCCTCGATGCCAAGTTTGGCAAAGGTTCTAAGAAGACATCCCTCTAG
- the SLC35B1 gene encoding solute carrier family 35 member B1 isoform X5, which yields MVSSNSALQFVNYPTQVLGKSCKPIPVMLLGVTLLKKKYPVAKYLCVLLIVAGVALFMYKPKKGVGADEHLVGYGELLLLLSLTLDGLTGVSQDHMRAHYQTGSNHMMLNINLWSTLLLGAGILFTGEFWDFLSFTERFPSVLYNILLFGLTSALGQSFIFMTVVYFGPLTCSIITTTRKFFTILASVILFANPISSMQWVGTVLVFMGLGLDAKFGKGSKKTSL from the exons ATGGTCTCTAGCAACTCTGCACTACAGTTTGTCAACTACCCAACTCAG GTCCTTGGCAAGTCCTGTAAACCTATTCCAG TTATGCTCCTTGGAGTGACCCTCCTGAAGAAGAAATATCCAGTGGCTAAATACCTCTGTGTGCTCTTGATTGTGGCTGGAGTGGCCCTCTTCATGTACAAACCCAAAAAGGGGGTTGGAGCTGATGAGCATTTGGTTGGCTATGGAGAGCTACTTCTG CTGCTGTCTTTGACACTGGATGGACTGACAGGTGTCTCCCAGGATCACATGCGAGCTCATTACCAAACAGGCTCTAACCACATGATGCTGAACATAAACCTCTGGTCCACATTGCTCTTGGGAGCTG GAATCCTGTTTACTGGGGAATTTTGGGATTTCCTTAGCTTTACTGAGCGCTTTCCCAGTGTCCTTTACAACATCCTTCTGTTTGGCCTAACCAGTGCCCTGGGCCAG AGCTTTATCTTCATGACAGTTGTGTACTTTGGCCCTCTGACATGCTCCATCATTACCACAACCCGAAAGTTCTTCACTATCCTGGCATCTGTGATCCTCTTTGCTAACCCTATCAGCTCTATGCAGTGGGTGGGCACTGTGCTGGTGTTCATGG GTCTCGGCCTCGATGCCAAGTTTGGCAAAGGTTCTAAGAAGACATCCCTCTAG